The Ptiloglossa arizonensis isolate GNS036 chromosome 9, iyPtiAriz1_principal, whole genome shotgun sequence nucleotide sequence ACCGTCCAAGAGATGTTGGTCCACGGGAACAGAGTCGGTGGAGCGGGAGGCCCTGGACCCGGAGGAAAGCTGATGGGCCTCCTTTCGGTCACCACGGTCTGAGCGCAACTGTGTCGCGAAATTAAACGCGATGCCCGCGTTTTCGTAATTCGTGTTTCCTCCGCGAGCGCTGTCGCCCAGCTACCGACGGGTGTCGCGAAACGATCTCGTCGATATCCAATCGATCCTTTCCTAACTGTATGTCTACCAGCCTTACAATTACTGTTTTGATCGGTACGTGTGTAGATGTACGCATAAAATAGCCACTCGACATACTCCTATTCGTCTTAACCGTTCCGAAACGatttttttctacaaattcGGGCTACGAAAACTTTGACCATGCTCGCGACGTTGTGTCCCGAGACCGGAGCGAAACGGAGTCGTCGAGGTTAATGTATTGTGAAACGTCTCATAAAGACACCCGCCCGAAAcggttgtaaatatttattatataacgaTATGTATACATGTGAATGTATGTGGATTATTTTACACgagccgaaaaattttttgtggaCGAAGAATAGAACGAGTACGTCTCTGTAGATATGTACAATAAATGTAACGATGTATAATCTGTGTATAAACGAAGACCATCCGTTTCTCGTTTGAcgcgtaaaaagaaagaaaagaccgTCGTTTCGAACTACGAAACACACGATCTATAGATTTGAAAATGTAACCTTCGTTGGCCATCGAAAGATGACTCGAACATATCCTATCTTAATAATAACGATGTATGTAACAAAGTAACGAACCGTTTccaaaattatacattctcgacTTTGTAGGAAATATTAATAACGACACTTTATTATCGATGTAGAGGATTTTCGGTGTGAAACTTGTTCGATAAAGGTTATGTTTCAAATCCTATCGATTGATAAATAATCGATGAACAACCATAATTTCGGAGTTGTACCAAGCACGAACCAAACTATACCGATCGATTTTTCGCACAAAAATCGATCGGTTGACCCTGTTGTTGAGCGTTTACAAAACAACAATGGCAGCGGAGAAGAAAAGTTGAGGAAATAATCACTCCCGTGTCAGGAAGCCGTGAACACTCCATCCAGTGCACGCGATTACGTCTCAAAATAACAAAGGAAATGAAAGAAAGACGTATAAAGAGTTGCatattttattatgaaaatcaAAAATTTCATCATCAATATATCTATTTATTCATTATATAAACgatgtattaatatttaaactgCTTAAAAGTTTCCGTTCAGGAATATTCAGGTGTTGAACGTGCGCTGGAAAACAATGATGAGTCGAAAAGTTCAACAAGAAATCTCGTAAATATTGACTAAGATTCAAATGGTAAATAGAATCTTGCAACAACTCCGGATCGTCCTCGTCTTCCTCTGCTTCGTTCGCAGCTTCCTGCAGTACTAATAGACAAAGATAAAATTCATCGTGTTACCCCCTACGGtcgtttttataaatattgtgaATTACGTAACGATAAAACGACGCTCAACGCCATACTCACGTAACATGGTTTCGTAGCCCGGATCTAGAAAAGCGTTCTCATCGTTaccctcctcgtcgtcctcggatTCCTGCGCATTAAATGTTGTTTACTTTTTTTAATGCTTTGCTCCtactaattgtaaaataaatattagattgttACTAACGTCCGTATCCTGATTCGCAGTAACCGCTTCGATGTCGTTCGATAGTTCGTTGATGATCAACTTGAATATCTTGACTAGAACCGGTATCGTGGTCCACTGATAAGGCTGTGATTCGGCTTTACTTCTAGTCCTGACACCTTCGTTTCCTGCGCatagttttcaattttaattaacggCTCGTTggtttttcgaataaatattttgtcgaTATCTATATATACTCGGAGTACGAAATATCCTCTCTACAAAATTGCGCAACGATACCGTCTTATTATAACAACAAAGCCCCGATGGTAAAAGACGCGCGACACATACGTGTCGATCCATCAACAGAGTACACGAACCTGAAAATATCTCGTCTCCCTTGACGGTGATTTCGTTCAATCGACTGTCACCGTGAGTAACACCGTATTCTAATATTTTGCAAAGTGCAACCGTCGCCACCTTACGGTCGTATCTACCGAAAAACAGATGTTGTCTGCTGACCCATTCGGTGAGAACGAAGGCGAGAGCACTCTGTCCTGTAGGACCGGGCACCGTTGACAAAAAATTTAAGACGGCGTCAAACTCTGTGTTTATCAAATGAGCGTATATCATGAGCAAGCTCTGCACCACAGTCAACGTCTCGGCTCGTTGCATTTTACTCAGCACGGCCTTCAGCAACAAATCAAGATTCTCGCCCAACGTATTGCCCGCTCTCCTGATCAACGTTGTCACCAGTCGCCCAACGAAAGAGGCGGTAAATTCGCTCGACTACGAAATGCAACGCgttaaaaattcattcgtacATTAGCAACCGTtgatgaagaaataaaaatgtgtcAACCTGTGGATTCAACAGCTGAGCTACTATCTGCAGTATATACTGCAAACCCGTTTGACCGTCGTTGTCTCGATGAACCGTAACTTGTCGTGCTGCAACGGATAAGTATGTACGTATCACTTCGCCGCCACTCTGTAACGTTTCGTTGTCATCCGAATTAAGAATACAATGGCACGCGGCGGGAAAAGCAGTTTCGATCAACGCACTGCTCAATGGTCTCGGAGAATATTGTACGAGAACTTGCAAAACGTCCAAGGCTACGTCTCGACATCTCTCTAAAAGCGAACGACAATTGTTGAATCCTACACACTCTGTGCACAcatattttccaacgatcgaacCGAGCCTTACCATCTTTTGATTTATCCATAGGCGTTATAGCCATCATACTGGTTAGCGTGGGTATCAAACGAGTCTGCAGCGGTCCTATGCAATCAGGATTTTGAGTCAGACTCTTGAATATGTCTTGACACAGATCCAATATCATTGGATCGCTATAGAATTTCAAGAATACGGCTATAGTTAAGGGGCAAATTTTGTTTTCCACTGAAGCAGTGAACGCTTTATCCAGCTGCAAAGATAAGAAGAGTAAAGCTCGGTGTAAAATGGTGCAATATGGACAAACAAGTAGTAAAAAGTATGAAAAGCATGAAATGAACTGGACATATTACCGTAACCAATTCTTGGAGAGTTTCCATGACTAGAGTGAGAATCTCTGTAGACGGTTGGCTGGCAAAATTGAAAAGTCCTTGAAATATGTTCGGCAAATGGGATCGTATAATATTGCCAATTGTACTATTTGTTTCCGTGGTTGATGCTTTGCAAAACCAGTAAATGGCTTTCACGGCGCTAATACGGATGCAAGCGGGCTGATTTTCTTGCAGACCGTTAACCGTTGCTTCCAAAAATCGTGAACTCATTTCTGGTGGCATTATCTCAGCATATTTTCCACCGACGCATAAACAGCGACCAAGAAGTAACGGTGGGGCCTCTAAGGTTGGCACGCATAAAAATAAGAACCGAATAGTATATTGAGAAATAGagagaacaaaatttcttttagcATATCGAAATACCTGAATCATTTAATGTAGCTAAAACAACTGTATCTAAAAATCCAACAATATCGAACTGAAGCATGCCAGCCTTATGCTTCTCCACAACGGCGTCCTTTATTTTACTTAAGGCCAAAATGGAAGATTCACGTAATTTCCACCATGTCACGTTCTTACTTCCATTGTTTGCGCTTTGCAATCTACTTGTTGCTTCGATGTGACGCGTGACCACTTCGCAAAGagcatttattgccttctcttcGGAATAATTTACAAGAGCCTATGTACAAAATTGAGATAAAATAGTTTAATTTCTTACAAAAGATTTGTATTCTTTTAAGAATACTTACCGTTAATAGTTCTTGCGCAGAAATACGGACATTATAGGCGAATGCGTCTTCTTCTTCGACGAATTGATTGGGACTTGTCGTCCATAATTCGATCTGATCTTCGGTTATTtgcataaaaattattaaataatacattacTTCTTGCAATAAGTTATCCAACAGATTTGAAAACCGTTTACGATCCACGATAGAATGAACGAATTCAAATATCGCAATAATCAGAttactaaaattaattatttcaccTACAAAAGGATAAGAACATATTTCAAACAATTCTCAATATATGTAGATCAAATTATTTAGAATGCAAGACTGACCATCCGAATCGACTTCTTTGTCATTTTCTTCTCTGTCACCATTCACGGTACCTTCTTGATAAATTTTCGCGCTTTGCGTTAAAGTTTCCCAAACGGGCGGCAGCATCTGCGGTAAAAAATTTGACACATACTTGGGTAATTTGGTAACAAGACAATTTATAGCTTTGATAACATCGGTTTTAAGCCCACTATCACTAGTTGGGCCATCAGGCACTCGTAAACATTGAACAAACTTTTCACAGAACATAGGAATAACTGGTTGTAGATATTGTTCTGTAAATCCTTTTTGATAAACTCCTGTAGCAGCAACTATTAACgtaattgttgaaaatatttcaacagCACGACCGCGAGTTCTAATGGAATATTGctgaaaaataaatgaacacGGTTATTATAACATAGACAATGACTACAAAACAAAACTTACATTTTCACTTTGAAATATTCGGTACATTTCTTGTAAAATGACTGGTCCCACATTAGGTAACTGAGTATCGGTAAGATCAGATGTAAATTCTGTTAAAACTCTCATGGCTCCATGCACAGCATATTCACTTTCTCCACTTAAGCAACTAACAAGTATATCAAACAAACCTGGCCAATTTTCTGGCCAATCCCAATGTGCAATGGCTGATATTGCATAAGCCACTGCTGTACGTACCTGAAATAAACAAAGAGAACTCTTATAGTTCCTACTATGCATACACACAATTGCAAATGAAAATTACTTATATCCTCTTACCTTACTAATAGATTCTCTAAGACCTAGTGGCagtaattctttaattttttccttTGCTGCATGTTTTATTTCAGGTGGTCGAAATTTTTCAGCCACAGAAGACCAATGCGTTTCGACGTATTGCTTTAGTAATACAGAAGCCAATTGTCTAATAGGTAAATGTCCATTGGGATCTACTACAAACTCTGTTAAATGTATACCAAATTCCTCTGTAACTTCTAATGCTTGAATACATTGTTCTGCTGCTTGACGAGTTTCTCGATGTGGAGACAAAATTCCAGTTAATGTTTCATACAAGGCTTCTCTTAAAGAGCCTTGTACATCAGATCCCATTGCACTCATTACTATACTTTTTTACCACTTTACTTTTTACCTCTCATAAGCAAGACTTGATTAAAATACaaggtaaaatttaattctcattTATAAATAATCTATTTACCTGAACCTGTATCACTAATAAGTGTTTCTTGTGCTACTGATATTGTTGTAGCTCTTAACATTACCGACCGTTCTGTTCTTCTTAAACAACTTTTCTGTAATTAAAATCATAAAACCGGTATAAAGTaacgatattaaaataaaataaatatccaaCATTGGAAACCATTACTAATCACGTAATTTAAATCGtttcgaacaataatttttataaaatcaacGAATAACGATAAGTAGATTACattaattttatgaaatatGAAATAGAAACAAATACGAATATTTTCAAGATTATCAGTATTGTACGTTTTATAACTTACAACTCGGTTGAGCCGGCTTGATGAAATGACAAATTAGGTTAGGACAATATGTAAGAAGGAATCAAACTATTTTTCCCAATATTGTTAAGTGTACTTATTAAAACAGCTtcattttaattaaactttctTCGTAAAGATAAATTGTATTtgctattaatatttttcaattctgtttATGTAAAATTATGTTACACAGTTCTGACAAAAGCGCCGCACCGGATgatacatatgtgtatatacatgAGATCAAATAGAACACTATATGTATTACAAATATATTACAACGATGGAAATACTTGAAATTTTTGTCTCAAGAAAAATCGGAAAGTTATCTAGCATTTTGCAAACCGAGATTTCAATTCCGAAATATaagcaattaaaatttaaacatttaattttCAGAGTGCGCTGTTTAATCTTGGATAAAAGCATACAGCGGCGCGCTCTTTTatacaaaaaatacacatagatataaaaattgtgattaaaaatttct carries:
- the Ipo9 gene encoding importin 9, which translates into the protein MSAMGSDVQGSLREALYETLTGILSPHRETRQAAEQCIQALEVTEEFGIHLTEFVVDPNGHLPIRQLASVLLKQYVETHWSSVAEKFRPPEIKHAAKEKIKELLPLGLRESISKVRTAVAYAISAIAHWDWPENWPGLFDILVSCLSGESEYAVHGAMRVLTEFTSDLTDTQLPNVGPVILQEMYRIFQSENQYSIRTRGRAVEIFSTITLIVAATGVYQKGFTEQYLQPVIPMFCEKFVQCLRVPDGPTSDSGLKTDVIKAINCLVTKLPKYVSNFLPQMLPPVWETLTQSAKIYQEGTVNGDREENDKEVDSDGEIINFSNLIIAIFEFVHSIVDRKRFSNLLDNLLQEVMYYLIIFMQITEDQIELWTTSPNQFVEEEDAFAYNVRISAQELLTALVNYSEEKAINALCEVVTRHIEATSRLQSANNGSKNVTWWKLRESSILALSKIKDAVVEKHKAGMLQFDIVGFLDTVVLATLNDSEAPPLLLGRCLCVGGKYAEIMPPEMSSRFLEATVNGLQENQPACIRISAVKAIYWFCKASTTETNSTIGNIIRSHLPNIFQGLFNFASQPSTEILTLVMETLQELVTLDKAFTASVENKICPLTIAVFLKFYSDPMILDLCQDIFKSLTQNPDCIGPLQTRLIPTLTSMMAITPMDKSKDERCRDVALDVLQVLVQYSPRPLSSALIETAFPAACHCILNSDDNETLQSGGEVIRTYLSVAARQVTVHRDNDGQTGLQYILQIVAQLLNPQSSEFTASFVGRLVTTLIRRAGNTLGENLDLLLKAVLSKMQRAETLTVVQSLLMIYAHLINTEFDAVLNFLSTVPGPTGQSALAFVLTEWVSRQHLFFGRYDRKVATVALCKILEYGVTHGDSRLNEITVKGDEIFSGNEGVRTRSKAESQPYQWTTIPVLVKIFKLIINELSNDIEAVTANQDTDESEDDEEGNDENAFLDPGYETMLLLQEAANEAEEDEDDPELLQDSIYHLNLSQYLRDFLLNFSTHHCFPAHVQHLNIPERKLLSSLNINTSFI